Part of the Leptolyngbya sp. BL0902 genome, GAACACGGTGCGATCCCGCATGATCCGCTCTAGGGCTTCCTGCACAAGGGCTTCCGATTCGGCATCGAGGGCGGAGGTGGCTTCGTCCAAAATCAGGATGCGGGGGTTGAGCAGCACAGCTCTGGCGATGGCGACCCGCTGGCGCTGACCACCGGAGAGGTTCACCCCCCGTTCGCCCACCCAGGTGTAGTAGCCCTGGGAAAATTGGCTGATGAAGTCGTGAGCATTGGCGACGCGGGCGGCTTCTTCCACGGCTTTGATATCAAACTCTTTTTGGCCAAAGGCGATGTTTTGGGCGATGGTGCCGGAAAATAGCGTGTTTTCTTGAGGAACAATGCCGATTTGGCGGCGTAGGCTGCGTAGAGACACCGTGGCAATGTCTACGTCGTCAATTAAGACCTGGCCGGATTGCGGATCATAGAAGCGGGGCAGCAAGTTCACCAAGGTGGATTTTCCGGCCCCGGAAGCACCGACGAGGGCGATTTTTTCACCGGGAAGGGCAATTAAGTCCAGGTTTCGTAGAATCGGCTCGGTGGGATCGTAGCCAAAGGTGAGGTTGCGGTACTCGACCCGTCCGGTCACGGGGGGGAGTTCGATGGCGTTGGGCAGTTCGCGGACGGCGGGTTCGATGTCCAGCAGTTCCACGATGCGGTCTACGGAGGCTTCGCCCTGTTTGAATTCGCTGTAGTTGTGGATGAAGTGGTTGACGGGGTCAATCAGCATCAGCGCCGCGATCACGTAGCTGCCGAAGGACGCCCCCGTGAGGTTGCCCTGGGAAATTTGCCAGGTGCCCATCAGCAAAATCATCACCACGACTAGGCCGTAGAGGAACCCCACCACAGGATACTGCACTGCCTGGAGCCACGCCGCTCGGTACTTGGCTTGGCGGTTCTTTTCCGCCTCCTGGGTGAAGCGTTCAATTTCGTAGTCTTCGGCGGCAAAGGCGCGGACGAGGCGAATGCCGCTGAACACCTCCGTGACCAGCGACGACAAATCCGACACCAGGTTTTGGCTGCGGCGAGAGGACTTCAGCATTTGGTTGCCAAACCAGCCCGCCAGCACCGCCAGCAGCGGAATCAGCACCATCGCCGTTAGGGTCAACTGCCAGTTGAGGTAGACCATGTAGCCCACCACCACAATCAGTTGCAGCAGGGAGGGAATGAAGTCGTGGAATAGCTTCAGTACCACTTCCCCAATGCGGTCGATGTCTTCCGTGAGGCGGTAGGCCAAGTCTCCGGTTTGGCTACGTTCAAAATAGGCCAAGCTGAGGTCGTGAATGTGGGTATAGACCTGCCGCCGCACCTTAAAGGCCACTTCTAGCGCGGCCTTGGACATGAAGGAGTCCTGGATGTATTGCCCCACCTTCTGCACCGCAAAGCCCGCCATGGTGACGGCAATCAGCCGCGACACCGCCGGAACATTGCCCTCCGCCAGCAGTGCCAGCACCTGCCCCGACAGCCAGGCCAAAATCGGCCAATAGCCCACAAAAATCAGCGTCCCAAACATGGCCTTGGCAATGGTGGGCCACTGCTGCCGCACGTAGGGGGCCAGAATCCAGTAGTTTGAGCCTTGGCGACGAGGGTGGGTCAACGGAACAATACCTATAAGCAATTGTTTCCTCAACCTATCAGGTTTAGCGGTTCTAT contains:
- a CDS encoding ABC transporter ATP-binding protein, with amino-acid sequence MTHPRRQGSNYWILAPYVRQQWPTIAKAMFGTLIFVGYWPILAWLSGQVLALLAEGNVPAVSRLIAVTMAGFAVQKVGQYIQDSFMSKAALEVAFKVRRQVYTHIHDLSLAYFERSQTGDLAYRLTEDIDRIGEVVLKLFHDFIPSLLQLIVVVGYMVYLNWQLTLTAMVLIPLLAVLAGWFGNQMLKSSRRSQNLVSDLSSLVTEVFSGIRLVRAFAAEDYEIERFTQEAEKNRQAKYRAAWLQAVQYPVVGFLYGLVVVMILLMGTWQISQGNLTGASFGSYVIAALMLIDPVNHFIHNYSEFKQGEASVDRIVELLDIEPAVRELPNAIELPPVTGRVEYRNLTFGYDPTEPILRNLDLIALPGEKIALVGASGAGKSTLVNLLPRFYDPQSGQVLIDDVDIATVSLRSLRRQIGIVPQENTLFSGTIAQNIAFGQKEFDIKAVEEAARVANAHDFISQFSQGYYTWVGERGVNLSGGQRQRVAIARAVLLNPRILILDEATSALDAESEALVQEALERIMRDRTVFIIAHRLATVRRADRILVIEKGQIIESGTHSELLAQKSRYAQFYAQQFAVESSP